Below is a window of Mobula hypostoma chromosome X2, sMobHyp1.1, whole genome shotgun sequence DNA.
TCTACCCAACCAAGTTTCCATGGATCTTGTGCTTCATGACTTTCTGGAAGATCCTATCATTGGGAACTGTGTCAACTGTGTGCTTCAGGAGATTGTAAAATTACCAGTTTGTTTTGGATGGTTTGAAAGtacatttcttaaagggaaattactaGCTTTGGATTGCAGAGATCATAGTTCAGAAGAAATAGATCTAGTTGAATTGTGGTAGTTTAGTGAGCTGCCCGCAAAATGTTGCTGTATGTCTCCAGAGCCATCTTGGTCACAATACTTttaacctttaagaaatcctgccagaggactcctaagttccttcgcacctctgatttctgaatttgctccctactTCGAAAATAGcctatgtttttattccttctaccaaagtgcatgaccatacacctccctacgatatattccatctgccacttctttgcccattctcctaatttgtctgtccatctgcagaatccttgcttccacaacactacctgcccctctacctatctttgtatcatctgcaagcttgcccacaaaccattaattccatcattcaaatcattgacatataacatggaaagaagcagtcctaacacagagccctacagcacaccacttgtcaccggcaTCCAAGCAGGAAAGACCCctgtcattcccactctttgcctcctgccagtcagctaatcttctatcgatactagtatctttcctgtaataacataggATCTGATCTTGTCAAGCAGCCTTAttttcttctgaaaatccaagtaaacaatattcacagattctcctttgtctaacctaccttcatatttcatcttttttttccttattgctcttttagttgccttctgttggtttctaatagcttcctaatcctctagcttcctaataatttttactatattttatgccctctcttttccttttatgctgtctttgacttatcTTGTCATCCATGgatgcctcatcctccttttGAAATACTACTTCTTTGGTATGAATCTATCCTGTACTTTCTGAATTTttttcagaaactccagccattgcagttctgccatcatccctgctagtgtccccttccaatcaactttggccagctcctctctcatgcccctgtagtTCCTttaactccactgaaatactgatgcatctgattttTGCTTCTCACACTCAAatcgcagggtgaattctatcataatttgatcactgcctcctgagggttcattcaccttaaactccctaattaaatctggttcattacacaacaccaactCCAAAATTGTCTTTTCCTTAGtgagctcaaccatgagctgctctagaaagccatctcatgggcattctacaaattccttctcttgggatccagcatcaacctaattttcccaatctacctgcatattgaaatccaccatgactaTGGTAATATTGTCatttttacatgctttttctaactcctgttgtaatttgtaccatACATCTTGGCtagtttggaggcctgtgtataactcccatcagggttttttatatcttgctgtttcttaacaCTACTTACAAGCATTCTACATATTCTGATCCTACATCacatctttctaaggatttgatttaattttttaccaaaagagccacctcaccccctctgcttacctgtctgtcctttcaatacaatatgtatccttggacgagAAATTCCCAACTTTAAtctccttcagccacgattcagtgatgcccacgattgttatacctaccaatctctaactatGCTGCAAGGTCACCTATCTTATTCCAGatattgcatgcattcaaatataactccttcagtcttgtattcatcactcttttcaatttgGCCTCCACTCCAACACTGctgtcatgttttgtaactccaaaacataatgCTAATTGAAAGGACAACATGGGAGCCCAAAATAATGTGCATACTCttcattttacttttagtgaggcgtgcacttatgatgtggtggcgtaatgacaTATACCATTTAAAGACTTTGTACATACAGTATAACCCGTAATgagttatttaaacaacaaaaaatgcttaatcaaacaacatgtttactatattattcaaatattactgaaatattaaatcagCAACACTCCTCCTTGCTCAGTTGTAAACTCCCACTCAATAtcgaatgcatctcaactcaaatatataatgtattgctctctaaacaggcctaaagatttaatcactgtggaggatttcttactctcgtggaataacatctttcctgacaaggggggtCACTCTGctcggcaggtgagacttgtgactgtgaaacaatttcaggttctggggcctcctctgtggtgttTGTAGGCATtgcctctgggactgcaggaaaagGTTCTGACAGCTGCggacatctttcttctctaacaattgacctTGCTTTCCTTAACTGattgatgtgtcatctccagatgacattaggcacaatctccactgtgtaggagagtggtccagttcagtccttaatctttccaagtacccacttttaatCACCTCTGTCAtacctcaccaggactgcttgtccacgagtgaaacatcgaacctccttgttCGAGAAGCCCTCAATttatctcagctgtttgtcctgcatactccttctgagattgggtttgaaaaGATCCGAGCAAGGGACGACctaggaacagcatagctggggAGTTGTTGGTTGTGAAGTGTGCTGCATTATGATATGCAAGATGGAatttggtgagcttctgattcagtgtcattgtagtgtgttctgctgacattgctcacagtgtgttctttcgactctggacaaacctttccaccgaGCCATTTGTAGCTGAGTGATATGGtgtagatgtaatatgtcttattctattcattttcaggaatgactgaaactgttccacaacaaactgccgtccattctcactgactaagtgttctcgAACACCAGTCCTTCAGAAGCGGCTtcccaacacatcaacagtgtgtgcgACTGtcgtggaggctattgggaactcTTCttgccactttgtagctgcatcctctactaccaagaaatttgtgcccatgaatggtccagcaaaatccagaTGAATCCTCTGCCAAGGCAATACAGGCCATTCCCAGGAAGGAGAGGCGCTACTCTTGGAAGCTTCTGAATCTGTTGGCATGCCGAATAATGCATGGCaaactgcttgatctgctgatctatcccaggccaccagccAAAGCTTCAAACCAACACTTCCATTTcaaccatgcctagatgaccagcatatacgtagctcctccaacactttagctcttagcttggatggtacaacaactctcaaaccCGACATAAGCaacctctgtcaagggcaagttcatcatGGTGCtgataaaaatgggggaactagaatttctgcagcacattccagccattttgggtagccatgtagatctgagacagtttggggtcttttctggttctCCTTTGGATTATGCCTGTTATAAAAGTTAGACTTTCAATTTTCATGAGGGAGAAaactgtgacacgtcctttggccttggggaatCTACTACAGCCTGAATTTTCTCAGCGTACTTGTGTAACGCTTGTGCATCAATGGGGCGACCAGAGTAAATGGTagttggtttaaagaattcactctTGTTGAATTGTGCTCTGAGccaataatcttctaatctttttaacactcgtcttgaggttttggagttgtttcttgtcatcctcaccagtaacaatgatgccatccaggtaacactgggtgcctggacagccttgcagcacctggtctatagctttcaaccagagtgcaggtcCACAAATAAACTTACTGTACTGACacacactttggactcttcttccatcctcATATgtagctaagtccactttgctgaaatgtttccCTCCAGATAATtttgcaaagatattctctatcctgggcagagggtattgatctactttcagaactgggttgatggtgaccttaaagtcACCGCAAATTCTGACAggccattcttcttggctactgggccCACTGGTGTTGCTTATGGGCTCCGCTAAACCTTGAAAGGAACTTCTTAAGCcttcatgtgatctagctcactggctacgtATCACGGATGGTATAAGAAACCAGACGGGCTTTGTAAAacatgggtgtggcattttcatttaacactattttacccttgatatgtttgagttatccaatgccatccttgaacactgctgttatctcatccagtacctttcttagttcactttcagttgactctgttgtaggagatgtggcatgcaaatggtggatggatcttcaatcaagttgtagttgtctcagtcaatcatggccccacaatgctggccctcctgttatTACCATATACAAGCCCACTGTGGCTTGTTGATTATTGTACTTTactattacaaatgtcattcccaccagttatcttttctccagtataagttcttagttcgGTATCTGCAAGCTtcatttcagtatctttgaaatgccgttcaaactcatttgtggaatgactgaaacagctgagccagtgtccaattccattttaattaatgtcccgttcacttctggtgtaagccatattgtttgtctgTTGTTtcctttcacattgtaaatctcaaggctacgcaGTCCTGCATCACTCTCATAattttcagatttttcatcaacagcatgcagattagtgctgctTTTGAAGCTGAAACTTGATTTTTAATCTTTATCTCTTCTCTgagcagtctatttatttttgtctgcccaaagtGCTCATTATATGTATCGTACTTTgtggcattttctgcaaattttacctttaaacctgcattggtctggtgtatgtgagactCTGCCGCAACAGTGATACAATTTGTTTGGACAGGCAGTTTTCTGTTTAGACCTCGCATTGTTGTTCACacccactttcattcctgactgcaacttgaTTGtgtttctgtctgctgtttccattgaaagAGCAATTTCAacagctcttttaaatgtaagttgtgcttcagttcaaaagctgtttttgaatgctttcttgaaaGATTTCACAAACTAGACAACCTCTCAGTGCATCATGAAGCCCATCacagaactgacaatgctcagacaatctcttcaattcagccagatAAACTGAAATGGACacccccttctttttgattctgcttatgaaacctaaagcattctgcaatcaaaaaTGGTCTCAGTGTAAATgtacctgcattactttcacaatatcagcaaagctcattttggcttgtCGGGATAGAGCAGTCAAAATTCTAAGCAAActatgcactcagcaaaactagcACTCACTTTgcattggctattttatttgctttaaaatactgctcaattcattcagtgtacaatatccagttatctgttgtgttaTCAAACgcgtctatctttctgatgtagccagacatttctgttttttaaatttacaattaTGATCACCCGGTACTTAATGGttatgaacccgtgaatttcGTCCATTTTCTACGTTTTTTTAAAACTCGAACATCTCACTGCGCTTccgaagagaaaaaaaacatgctgTGCTTTGTTTTTACCTAGAatgtcactctctccctcttgtgAAGAAAAAATGTACTGCACTTCAATAGGTAGGTAATCgtcttgggtttgttttaaaactaccttgttgccactgttatgttttgtaaatccaaaacataaaactaatcaaaagaaaaacacgtaAGCCTTGAATAACATGTCTATTCACAGTTTTACTTTTAATGAGGTTGCGCACTTATGATGTAGTAGCGTAATGATGTATACCATTCATGTACTTGcacataacccataattaattatgtaaagaatgaatgcttaatcaagcaatatatttacaatattactcaaatattactgaaatattaaatacactataaCTGCCTCTTTTGTATTCTCAACATGCTCCAGCATATTACCCTGTACTAAactgacctcacatttatcaaggTCACTTTCAAtggtgagtactgaagcaaagtattcattaaggacctctcctATCTCCTCCAACCTTAGGCACATGTTTCCTCTGAGCAATCCTGCCCTCACTCCAgtcatgttcaagttcaagtttaattgttgttcaaccattcatgaatacccacgaatacagccaaacaaaaaaaTGTTACTCTGGGGCAAGgtgcaaaacagagcagcagcagTCATACACAATACAAGGCACATACACTACAGTACATGTATAAGTactatatcagtaaaatacagtcacacaaaaaaacaatgtagaccaagaccctgagtccatgaatgttgctgaaatctgcagtcaaccacaatacagcttgtcttctgccaagcgaacCCTGGGGGGAATACTGACTCCAGATTGGATGCTGTGCCACTCTGCCTCCTGTGGAGTGCACCGACTCCAGCACCTTTCTCCTGGGTGGCTGTATTCaaccttctgttcttcacatatgtgtaaaatgccttggggttttccttaaagcTACTTGCCAAGGACATCTCATTtcctcttctagctctcctaggttccttcttaagctccatcTGGGCTATCTTATAGTTCTCAAGAACCCTGTCTGATTTTTGCTTCTGAAACCTTAAGTATACTTCCTTCTTCCCCCTGATTAAATGTTTCCTCTCTTGTCAGCCATTGTTCCTTCTCCGTACCATCTTTTTCCTGTCTCAGTGGGAGAAACCTGTCCAGAACCCAGTGCAGGTGATCCCTAAACAACCACCGCACTTCTACTGTACATTTTCCCAATTTATACTCCTAAATTCATGCCTAATGCCATCATAATTAACCCTCTTCCAATTAAATACTTTGCCATTTCTTCTGATCCTGTCATTGTCCATGGCTATGCTAAAGATCAGGCACAGTTGTGGTTACTACCCTTgtgatgctctcccactgaaatatctgtcacctgactaggttcattacCTGGTACTGGATCCAGTAAGTTTCCTGTCTACATATTGtgccaggaatccttcctggatacaactaacaaattccaccctttTAAAACATTTTGCATGACGGAGGTGCCCtggctcagtagacaatccctcgaGAACATTcttcctttctgcagctgtgatactatcccgaATTAACAACaccatccccccaccttttttacctCTCTGTCTCTTCTGAAACACCTGAACCTGGAACATCAAGGAGCCAACCCTGGTCTTGTGACAGCTAAATCTCtaacggccacaacatcgtaattccatgtactgattcaCGATTTGAAAGGCAGCCATTATTTTGTAACTTCTAAATGTTAAACTAATTTGAAGGAAGATACGGGAGCCTgggaatgcaggtctaactttttTCTTTACTTTAAACGAGGTGCGGGCATACCACCTGGTAGCGTGATGACGTGtgcaattcatttatttatacgtataactcataatgaattatttaatgaACAAGAATGCCTAACCAATTAATATATATGTACAGCATCACTGAAatcttactgaaatattaaatacacaacacaataCATCACTGGGATGTGTTACAGCTAGGAACAAAAGCAGAATGTTGGAAAGACTCATTGGGTCAATGAACATCTGATAGTCTGCCCAGTTTTCTCCATGCATCAGTCTCCATGTGGTTCTCCACCGATCAGCCTCTCTCCCACCCTTTCTGTTCTACCATACTCAGGTAATCTTTCCTGTTCCTGCTCAGTGTTGATGCAGGGGTTTGATCTGAAATGTGAgatctttgcctccacagatgctacttgattgGCTGGATTCTTCCAGTGTTCCAGTTTggttctggattccagcatctgcagcctctttgtCTTCCATGTTAGAGTTTTTGAAGTGTTTAGCCGTTCCTGCTGCATGGGTTAATGCAATGGTTAACTTGCATATAACAGCTTCACACAGGCAAGAATGGAATAACGACCAGCTAATTTGTTTTTAGTGGTATTGAAAAATGTTGGTAAGAGTACTGAGAGGATTCGCTGATTTGTGCCATGGGATCTTTAAAGCCCAAAGTGGGTCACAAAAGAGGACCCAAGTGATGCCATCACAACACCAAAAGGTAATGTACTGGGCTTAATTGCATATAAACAAATTAATTAAACTCAGGACCTCGAACTAGAGGAGATGATGTTAACAATTTGCCAAGATGACATCCATAACCAACTTGAGTCAGAACTTCTACAGCTCATCATAACCAAGAAGTCAGCAGGTGCCTGGTGTCCCTGGGTCTAATTTCAACACCATACCCTACCTCACTCCTCAGACTGAAATAGTATAAATTTTTCATCCTAGATCTGTTGCCAAGACATCTCCAACATCTGCGATATGATTGTCTTCCGTCaggatcagggttaatatcattggcataagtaattttgcggcagcagtacattgcaatacatataaatatatacacacacgtgtgtgtgtgtgtgtgtgtactgctGGAAGcgagcaaaaaaaagaaaaatatatataaagtgAGGGGtgtacataggttcattgtccattcagaaatctgatggcagaggggaagaagctgttcctgacatgttgagtgtgtgccttcaggtacctgtaccacctccttcatggtagcaatgagaagagggtaggtGATGGGGCACCTTAGAGACAGATACcacctttggaagatgtccttgatgttgaGGAGGCGATtgctcatgatggaactgactgagtttgcaactttctgcagctttatccaattatgtgcagtggcccctgcatcgcagagaatggtgcaaccagtcagaatgctgaaatatatttaagacacaggtaGAAGGGTTTTGGGTGAGAGGCAGGCAGGAGGAGCTGAGACCACagcttgatcagccatgatcttattgaatggtagagcagacttgatgggccagatggcctactcctgctcctatttcttatgttctttatgTTAATTGTCATCTCAGGGCTAATTTCCAGAGCAGAGTTACTAGCCTCCTCTTTACTTTTTCTTCTTGGTGTCATTCTATTCTTTTTAGAAGGATCAACAAAGTCGTGTTCTGAGCAGGGGCTGCTGTATAACGGGGAGCTAAGGCTGTAATAACTAGAATCACTGCTGTTCCCATAATTTTTCCTTATCCCAAACCTGAGTCTTCCTCTGATGCAGTCAGTGACTGAGTACCAGAAATATCTTGCATCAACATGAACACGAACTCCTACTGTTCAAAGCCATAACTCATCATGAGATATTATTCtccttaaaaaaatctattcattaCCTCTACTTAGCTATTGTTTGAATTCAGCATTAACTGGAGGCTGTATACATCTGCTGGATGTATAAGATCCATTGTGAAGAAGAAGTGTAGTTATCTTTAGTGTCTTAAACAATGTtatctatccctcaacatcacGTAGAAACTGGACAATATGCTGATTATTTGACAAATGCCGTttacaaatagtcatagtcatagtcatagtcatactttattgatcccagggggaaattggttttcattacagttgcaccataaataataaatagtaatagaaccataaatagttaaatagtaatatgtaaattatgccagtaaattatgaagtaagtccaggaccagcctatcggctcagggtgtctgaccctccaagggaggagttgtaaagtttgatggcaggaatgacttcctatgacgctctgtgctgcatctcggaggaatgagtctctggctgaatgtactcctgtgcccacccagtacattatgtagtggatgggagacattgaccgagatggcatgcaacttagacagcatcctcttttcagacaccaccctgagagagtccagttccatccccacaacatcactggccttacgaatgagtttattgattctgttggtgtctgctaccctcagcctgctatcccagcacacaacagcaaacatgatagcactggccaccacagactcgtagaacatcctcagcatcgtctggcagttGCTAAAGGacgtcagtctcctcaggaaatagagacggctctggcccttcttgtagacaacctcactgttctttgaccagtccagtttattgtcaattcgtatccctaggtatttgtaatcctccaccatgtccacactgaccccctggatggaaacaggggtcaccggtaccttagctctcctcaggtctaccaccagctccttagtctttttcacattaagctgcaggtaattcagataattctgctcacaccatgtgacaaagtttcctaccgtagccctgtactcaacctcatctcccttgctgatgcatccaactatggcagagtcatccgaaaacttctgaagatgacaaaatTGGCTGCCATGTTTCTTACATAgctaaaataaattatttttttgtGAAAATTTGATGCTACCGTAGCTCAAAATAAATGCAAGTCCTTCTCTCTTTCTGTCCTTGCTGAGATAAAAAAATACAGAACATTACTCAGCAGTACAAGAAGAGTGTAGGTTCAATCGGAAGGTCATTACTTGGTGGTGTAAATGTCCTCGCCTGGATCTGTAACCTTCACGCTTAGCTTGAAGGATGAAAAATGTCCAGGGGAAATTTTCCCTCCttatcttcctcatttttcaggTTGGCGTTAACTTTTAGTTGAACATTAGCTGGAATTTGTCTGATTTGTCCCAATACATAACTAGTTATTGTTTaaaacagaaacaggctctttgtgTTAACCTCATAACTAGCCATATTTCCAGATGTCAGGCACTTAATAAAAGTACTGCTGTCGTCGTAATTTCAGGAGACGTGATAAAATCTTGTTTCCTTTTCAGTTTTATGATTCTGGTGTGTTTGGAGTGTACTCTGAGATCACTGGAGTGTAAATAATGGGATTAATGTTTTTTTGGTATTGTCTTCACAGATTTACAGATACTTTTCTACATAATGTTCAAATACCTCCGCAGGAGATTAACCAGAAACCAAGCAGGACCCAATCGCCGGAGAGCTCGCCTGGTGTCCAAGGATGGGAGGTGTAACATAGAATTTGGAAATGTTAGAGAACATTCAAAGATTGGCTTCCTTGTGGATATTTGGACAACTGTCCTTGACCTCAAGTGGAGGTACCAGATGGCTATCTTTATCTCAGCATTTTTGGGAAGCTGGTTTCTCTTTGGTTTGCTGTGGTACGCTGTTGCTTACATGCATAGGGATCTTCCTGAATTTTCACCTTCCCACAGCCACATACCTTGTGTGCAGAACCTCAATGGATTGACTAGTGCCTTTCTCTTCTCACTTGAGACTCAGGTTACCATTGGTTATGGCTTCAGATGTGTGACAGAACAATGCGGTGAAGCTATCTTCCTCTTGGTGACTCAGTCcatccttggtgttatcattaaCTCCTTCATGTGTGGAGCCATTCTGGCCAAGATCTCCAGGCCAAAGAAACGAGCCAAAACCATTACCTTCAGCAAGACTGCTGTGATCAGCAAACGTGGGGGAAAACTCTGCCTCCTGATCCGAGTAGCCAACCTCAGGAAAAGCCTTCTCATTGGCAGCCATATTTATGGCAAACTTTTGAAAACCACGGTGACACTAGAGGGGGAAACCATCATAATGGACCAGGTCAACATTGACTTTGTTGTTGATGCAGGGAATGAGAATCTATTTTTCATATCACCTTTGACAATCTACCACATCATTGACAAAACCAGCCCCTTTTATGAGATGTCAGCTGAGACCATCAAGCAACAAGACTTTGAGCTGGTGGTCTTCCTGGATGGCACTATAGAAGCCACCAGTGCCACCTGCCAGGTACGAACCTCATATATACCAGAAGAAGTGTTCTGGGGCTATCGGTTCGCACCCATTGTCTCCAAATCGAAGGAAGGGAAATATAGAgtagatttctctaactttggGAAAACAGTGCAGGTGGACACCCCACATTGTGCACATTGCCATCAGATTGAGAAGGAGGCCAAGATCAATAACAAGAAGGCTTATGACAATGTGATAGCCCAGGTCAATGAAGTAAATGAGACCAAAATGTGAAGGCATTTTTCAAACTTTGTTCAGTATTCCTTTGGTACTTCTTGTCTAACTCTTCTTTAAAGGCCA
It encodes the following:
- the kcnj1b gene encoding ATP-sensitive inward rectifier potassium channel 1b isoform X3, which encodes MFKYLRRRLTRNQAGPNRRRARLVSKDGRCNIEFGNVREHSKIGFLVDIWTTVLDLKWRYQMAIFISAFLGSWFLFGLLWYAVAYMHRDLPEFSPSHSHIPCVQNLNGLTSAFLFSLETQVTIGYGFRCVTEQCGEAIFLLVTQSILGVIINSFMCGAILAKISRPKKRAKTITFSKTAVISKRGGKLCLLIRVANLRKSLLIGSHIYGKLLKTTVTLEGETIIMDQVNIDFVVDAGNENLFFISPLTIYHIIDKTSPFYEMSAETIKQQDFELVVFLDGTIEATSATCQVRTSYIPEEVFWGYRFAPIVSKSKEGKYRVDFSNFGKTVQVDTPHCAHCHQIEKEAKINNKKAYDNVIAQVNEVNETKM
- the kcnj1b gene encoding ATP-sensitive inward rectifier potassium channel 1b isoform X2 encodes the protein MCWLRMRDLDSQRGYYLQILFYIMFKYLRRRLTRNQAGPNRRRARLVSKDGRCNIEFGNVREHSKIGFLVDIWTTVLDLKWRYQMAIFISAFLGSWFLFGLLWYAVAYMHRDLPEFSPSHSHIPCVQNLNGLTSAFLFSLETQVTIGYGFRCVTEQCGEAIFLLVTQSILGVIINSFMCGAILAKISRPKKRAKTITFSKTAVISKRGGKLCLLIRVANLRKSLLIGSHIYGKLLKTTVTLEGETIIMDQVNIDFVVDAGNENLFFISPLTIYHIIDKTSPFYEMSAETIKQQDFELVVFLDGTIEATSATCQVRTSYIPEEVFWGYRFAPIVSKSKEGKYRVDFSNFGKTVQVDTPHCAHCHQIEKEAKINNKKAYDNVIAQVNEVNETKM
- the kcnj1b gene encoding ATP-sensitive inward rectifier potassium channel 1b isoform X1 gives rise to the protein MSLSPSCEEKMYCTSIDLQILFYIMFKYLRRRLTRNQAGPNRRRARLVSKDGRCNIEFGNVREHSKIGFLVDIWTTVLDLKWRYQMAIFISAFLGSWFLFGLLWYAVAYMHRDLPEFSPSHSHIPCVQNLNGLTSAFLFSLETQVTIGYGFRCVTEQCGEAIFLLVTQSILGVIINSFMCGAILAKISRPKKRAKTITFSKTAVISKRGGKLCLLIRVANLRKSLLIGSHIYGKLLKTTVTLEGETIIMDQVNIDFVVDAGNENLFFISPLTIYHIIDKTSPFYEMSAETIKQQDFELVVFLDGTIEATSATCQVRTSYIPEEVFWGYRFAPIVSKSKEGKYRVDFSNFGKTVQVDTPHCAHCHQIEKEAKINNKKAYDNVIAQVNEVNETKM